The nucleotide window CTCTGGAAAAATGGGTTCTGAAAACCACTCGCGATGACCTGATCCAGAAGTCTGAGGAACCAGAACCCCGCCAGCTTGAAGTGTTCGACGGAGCCCTCGCCCGCCGCCGCGCAGGGGGACGAGAATCCCTTGCCAACGAAATGCTGACCATGTTGCTGGATAGCCTGGTCAATGATCGGCCGGCCATCTCAGCCGCCTTCGACAGCGGCGACGATGAAGTCCTCCTGGAGAGGGTCCACAAACTCCATGGCGCTACCCGATACTGCGGTACCCCCAGACTGGAGCATGCCGCCAAAGCATTGGAGGAAGCGCTGAAAACCGGCTTACCCCGTGCTAGCTTCGGTCCCATGGTGGCCACCCTGTGTGATGAAATTTGCGCCCTTGAACATTACTGTCAGGCGCCGGAAGTCACGGGATAGAACTGTCCCAAACACCCTTACCCGTGGCCTGACAGGACAAGCTGGATTACACTCGCCCACCATGCGTGACAATACTCGTGACTACTTCAGCCTGTTTCTCAACGACATCCCGTTGATGGATGTCCGTGCGCCTGTGGAATTTGACAAGGGCGCCTTCCCCAACGCCAGCAACCTGCCACTGATTAACGACGACGAACGTCACCAGATTGGTATCTGCTACAAGCAGAAGGGACAGCAGGCCGCCATTGATCTCGGTAACCAACTGGTCCGTGGACAAGAGCGTGAACGTCGCATGCAAGCCTGGCGAGCCTGGTGGCAAGCCCATCCGCACGGCTATCTCTATTGCTTCCGGGGAGGGCTGCGCAGTCAGACTACCCAGGCCTGGCTTCGCGAAGCGGGAGTCGATGCGCCGCTGGTGACCGGTGGCTACAAAGCCATGCGCACTTTCCTGCTGGAAGAGCAGGAGAAATGCATCGCCGAACTGCCATTCGAAATTCTCTGCGGTCGTACCGGCTGTGCCAAGACCCGAGTCATCGAAACCCGGAGCAATGCTATCGATCTCGAGGGCCTGGCCCACCATCGCGGCTCCGCATTCGGTCGCCGCCCCGGCGGACAGCCAAGTCAGATCGATTTCGAGAATGCGCTGGCTATTGCCCTCATCAAGATGCGTGATCGCGGCTATCCCACCGTTTTGCTGGAAGATGAAAGCAAATTGATCGGTCGCTGCCACCTGCCCTTTTCCTTGCAGGACAAAATCAAGTCTCAGCCACGGATCATCATCAACGAGACTCTGGCATCCCGGGTGCAGATCACACTGGAAGACTATGTGGTCGGTCCGCTGGAAGAGTATCAACAGCACTATGGTGAGCAGGAAGCGCTGCAACGACTGGGCGAAGAGCTCTTGTCCGCCATGGACAGAATCAAACGCCGATTGGGCGGCCTGAAGCACCAGCAGCTTCGCCAGTTACTCGAAGAGGCACTGGTTGTGCAGGCCATGAGTGGCGACCCCGAGCTCCATCGAGAATGGATTCATTCACTGTTGGCCGATTACTACGACCCCATGTACGACTACATGATGTCTAAACGCGAGGGCAAAGTAGTGTTCGAAGGCAGCCGGGAAGAAGTCTCCACCTTTCTGCAAGAGCGTCACCGCTAGCTCGGCCTATCCTGTTCCAGCCCAAATAACCAGCGCTGTGGCGACAATGGGGTTGCCTGCAGCGCAGACTTACCAGTCACATTGGTCAATGTGACAATTGCTCCCGCCTTCATAATCGACTGCATCAGTTATAACAACAGGGACAATCCCCATGGCTAAAGATGCAGTAGGTTATGCGCTCACCGCGCTTAACCGTCTCGCGAGTTCCGAAGTGCTAGACAAGATGGGCATGCGAAAAAGTGTCGAGCGCCTTGCCTACACACTCACCAAGAGCGGCTTTCAGGTCATCACCACCACCGCTCGAACCTTCAAGTCCAACAAGCCGGGCAGCAAACCCGAACGCCTTAATGCGCCCGGCCATACCCGTGACCTGTTTGACCTGGGCATCACGGATGAACAACAGATGATCCGTGACAGTGTTCAGGCCTTCGCCTCAGAAGTGCTACGCGACCAGGCTGAACATGCTGACGCCCAGCAGAAGACCAGTGATGAAGTGCTGGCCCAGGCGCTCGAGCTGGGGCTTAACTTCTTTGCGGTACCGGAGTCCTTGGGCGGCGCGGCTACCGAACGCTCCACTGTCACCAGCATGCTGGTAGCCGAAGACCTCGCTCACGGAGACATGGGCCAGGCCATCGCTATTCTTGCCCCCATGGGGGTAGCAAATGCACTGACCCAGTGGGGCACAGCCCTGCAGCAGGACAAGTACCTGAGCAGTTTTGCCGAAGAAAACCCTCCCAAGGCCGCTATCGCCATCTGCGAACCACGTCCCTTGTTTGATCCCATGGAGCTGAAAACCACCGCCCGCAAGGACGGCGACAGCTATGTGATCAACGGCGAAAAATCCCTGGTGCCCCTTGCCGCCGAAGCTGAGCTGTTCCTGATAGCCGCCCAGGCGGAAGACGGCCCAGCGGTATTCATCGTAGAAGGTGGTAGCGAAGGCTTTACTGCCGGGGAAGATCCTTCCATGGGCATTCGCGCCAGCGCCCAGCGCCCACTCAAACTGGACAATGTGCGCGTACCCGCGGAGAACCGCCTGGGGAACGGTGATTTCGATTATCGCGCCTTTGTCGATCTGGGCACTCTTGGATGGTGCGCCCTTGCCATTGGCACCTGCCAGGCCATTCTGGATTACGTAGGCCCGTACTGTAATGAGCGCTCTGCCTTTGGTGAGCCAATCAGTCATCGTCAGGCCGTGGCATTCATGATCGCGGACATGGCCATCGAGCTGGATGCCATGCGTATGCTCACCTATCGCGCCGTATGTCGCGCTGAGCAGGGCAAGTCGTTTCAGCGTGAAACCCATCTGGCCCGCACTCTGGTGAAAGACAAAGCCATGAAAATTGGTACCGACGGTGTACAGC belongs to Alcanivorax sediminis and includes:
- the mnmH gene encoding tRNA 2-selenouridine(34) synthase MnmH, producing the protein MRDNTRDYFSLFLNDIPLMDVRAPVEFDKGAFPNASNLPLINDDERHQIGICYKQKGQQAAIDLGNQLVRGQERERRMQAWRAWWQAHPHGYLYCFRGGLRSQTTQAWLREAGVDAPLVTGGYKAMRTFLLEEQEKCIAELPFEILCGRTGCAKTRVIETRSNAIDLEGLAHHRGSAFGRRPGGQPSQIDFENALAIALIKMRDRGYPTVLLEDESKLIGRCHLPFSLQDKIKSQPRIIINETLASRVQITLEDYVVGPLEEYQQHYGEQEALQRLGEELLSAMDRIKRRLGGLKHQQLRQLLEEALVVQAMSGDPELHREWIHSLLADYYDPMYDYMMSKREGKVVFEGSREEVSTFLQERHR
- a CDS encoding acyl-CoA dehydrogenase family protein, which codes for MAKDAVGYALTALNRLASSEVLDKMGMRKSVERLAYTLTKSGFQVITTTARTFKSNKPGSKPERLNAPGHTRDLFDLGITDEQQMIRDSVQAFASEVLRDQAEHADAQQKTSDEVLAQALELGLNFFAVPESLGGAATERSTVTSMLVAEDLAHGDMGQAIAILAPMGVANALTQWGTALQQDKYLSSFAEENPPKAAIAICEPRPLFDPMELKTTARKDGDSYVINGEKSLVPLAAEAELFLIAAQAEDGPAVFIVEGGSEGFTAGEDPSMGIRASAQRPLKLDNVRVPAENRLGNGDFDYRAFVDLGTLGWCALAIGTCQAILDYVGPYCNERSAFGEPISHRQAVAFMIADMAIELDAMRMLTYRAVCRAEQGKSFQRETHLARTLVKDKAMKIGTDGVQLLGGHGFTHEYPVERWYRDLRAVAVAFGGLHL